In Alosa sapidissima isolate fAloSap1 chromosome 4, fAloSap1.pri, whole genome shotgun sequence, the following are encoded in one genomic region:
- the usp49 gene encoding ubiquitin carboxyl-terminal hydrolase 49: MDRCKHVGRLRLGQDHSTLNPQKWLCTDCGTGESVWACLKCAHVACGRDLHDHALAHFQASRHPLAMEVRELDVFCFACGDYVLNDNAEGDLKLLRGALSTIRSPNRRSLRSSAAAGGGEGGAWMEAEGMLRPPSQVALWHRRKALLGRMLQQWRRRRQDEERKRCRKLEQERQERREVKRRLLGELAGGGGGGGSGGGPPRKSARLLTQAPRPTLTLVPFKFRDPPERLPQVSSPPTPSAAVRRPSALSVRNANAQSPKPRRYHASLTPRRRRLAPGVTGLRNLGNTCYMNSILQVLSHLQKFRECFLTLDLCETEELLAKTKTSQGVKGVVVGSGGGGGGGAIDGGGAGAAGGGTGAVQGEARGPAAGSNKESRSSSRQRMSLCHELHTLFRVMWSGRWSLVSPFAMLHSVWNLIPAFRGYDQQDAQEFLCELLDKVQQELESNGSKRRILMPITQRKLSKQVLKVLNTIFHGQLLSQVTCLSCKHKSNTVEPFWDLSLEFPERYHSGQKASGSLGLKSCSLTEMLAKFTETEALEGRIYACNHCNKKRRKTSHKPLILTEACKQLLIYRLPQVLRLHLKRFRWSGRNHREKIGVHVAFDQVLNIKPYCCRDSASGLHREGFTYDLSAVVMHHGKGFGSGHYTAYCYNTEGGFWVHCNDSVMNVCSVEEVCNTQAYILFYTQRSA, from the exons ATGGACCGCTGCAAGCATGTGGGCCGCCTGCGCTTGGGACAGGACCACTCGACGCTGAACCCGCAGAAATGGCTCTGCACGGACTGTGGCACCGGCGAGTCGGTGTGGGCGTGCCTCAAGTGCGCGCACGTGGCCTGCGGGCGCGACCTGCACGACCATGCGCTCGCCCACTTCCAGGCCTCGCGGCACCCACTGGCCATGGAGGTCCGTGAGCTGGACGTCTTCTGCTTCGCCTGCGGCGACTACGTGCTCAACGACAACGCCGAGGGCGACCTGAAGCTGTTGCGCGGCGCGCTGTCCACCATCCGCAGCCCCAACAGGCGCTCGCTGCGCTCCTCGGCGGCGGCAGGCGGTGGCGAGGGGGGCGCGTGGATGGAGGCGGAGGGGATGCTGCGGCCGCCCTCCCAGGTGGCGCTGTGGCACCGGCGGAAGGCGCTGCTGGGCCGCATGCTGCAGCAGTGGCGGCGCCGGCGGCAGGACGAGGAGCGCAAGCGCTGCCGCAAGCTGGAGCAGGAGAGGCAGGAGCGCCGCGAAGTCAAGAGGAGGCTCCTGGGAGAGCTGGCcggcggcggcggtggcggtggcAGCGGCGGCGGGCCGCCCAGGAAGAGCGCGCGCTTGCTCACGCAGGCACCGCGGCCCACGCTCACACTCGTGCCCTTCAAGTTCCGGGACCCGCCCGAGCGCCTGCCGCAGGTCTCGTCGCCGCCAACCCCGTCGGCTGCCGTGCGGAGACCCTCGGCGCTGTCGGTCCGGAACGCCAATGCCCAGTCGCCCAAGCCGCGGCGGTACCACGCCTCCTTGACCCCGCGGCGCCGGAGGCTGGCGCCAGGCGTCACTGGGCTGCGTAACCTGGGCAACACTTGCTACATGAACTCCATCCTGCAGGTGCTGAGCCACCTGCAGAAGTTCCGCGAGTGTTTCCTGACGCTGGACCTGTGCGAGACCGAGGAGCTGCTGGCCAAAACCAAGACCTCGCAGGGTGTCAAGGGCGTTGTGGTGGGGagtggcggaggaggaggagggggagccatcgatggaggaggagcaggagcagcaggaggtgGGACTGGAGCGGTGCAGGGCGAGGCCAGGGGTCCGGCTGCGGGCAGCAACAAGGAGTCCCGCTCGTCCTCGCGCCAGCGCATGTCGCTGTGCCACGAACTGCACACGCTCTTCAGGGTCATGTGGTCGGGCCGCTGGTCACTGGTGTCGCCCTTCGCCATGCTGCACTCGGTGTGGAACCTGATCCCGGCGTTCCGCGGCTACGACCAGCAAGACGCGCAGGAGTTCCTCTGCGAGCTGCTGGACAAGGTGCAACAGGAGCTGGAGTCCAACGGCAGCAAGCGCCGCATCCTCATGCCCATCACCCAGCGCAAGCTCTCCAAGCAGGTGCTCAAGGTGCTCAACACCATCTTCCATGGCCAGCTACTCAGCCAG GTAACGTGTCTTTCTTGCAAGCACAAGTCCAACACGGTGGAGCCTTTCTGGGACCTGTCCTTGGAGTTCCCAGAGCGGTACCACAGCGGGCAGAAAGCCTCCGGCTCGCTGGGACTGAAGAGCTGCTCCCTCACGGAGATGCTGGCGAAGTTCACCGAAACCGAGGCGCTGGAGGGACGTATCTACGCCTGCAACCACTGCAACA AGAAGAGACGAAAGACGTCTCACAAGCCACTGATTCTCACAGAGGCCTGCAAGCAGCTTTTGATCTACCGCCTGCCTCAGGTGCTACGGTTACACCTCAAACGCTTCCG GTGGTCTGGAAGAAACCACCGGGAGAAAATCGGTGTGCACGTGGCGTTTGATCAGGTCCTGAACATCAAGCCCTACTGCTGCAGAGACTCCGCCTCTGGCCTCCACCGAGAGGGCTTCACCTATGACCTCTCTGCTGTAGTGATGCATCATGGGAAGGGCTTTGGCTCAGGACACTATACAGCATATTGCTACAACACTGAGGGCG GTTTCTGGGTTCACTGTAACGACTCGGTGATGAACGTGTGCTCTGTGGAGGAGGTGTGCAACACTCAGGCCTACATCCTGTTCTATACCCAGCGCTCAGCGTGA
- the tmcc2 gene encoding transmembrane and coiled-coil domains protein 2, with translation MLDKSEVSTLGLPPSTSHGGSDGNISVDAAAAVAGLEAAEMQRTRAALEHLQQKILKITEQIRVEQEARDENVAEYLKLAHNADKQQGARIKQVFEKKNQKSAQTIAHLHKKLEHYHKKLKEIEQNGPGRQPKDVLRDMQQGLKDVGANMRAGISGFGGGMVEGMKGGVSAFTHTAVVSKPREFASLIRNKFGSADNIAQLKDPLEDGHGQETPRALSGSATLVSSPKYGSDDECSSATSGSGAGSNSGGGGGGGCGGGGGGGAAILGSPRLDGHHHHHHHVHSSWDALLEGLQEIKSSQAHMEDAIEDMKGQLQSDYSYMTQCLQEERYRYERLEEQLNDLTELHQNEMTNLKQELVSMEEKVAYQSYERARDIQEAVESCLTRITKLELQQQQQQVVQLEGVENANARALLGKLINVILALMAVLLVFVSTMANFITPLMKTRTRVASTVFLALFLFTLWKHWDFLELWLLPS, from the exons ATG CTGGATAAGAGTGAGGTGTCCACGCTGGGCCTGCCGCCCTCCACCAGCCACGGGGGTTCGGATGGCAACATCAGCGTGGACGCGGCGGCCGCGGTTGCGGGCTTGGAGGCCGCTGAGATGCAGCGGACGCGCGCCGCCCTGGAGCACCTGCAGCAGAAGATCCTCAAGATCACCGAGCAGATCCGGGTGGAGCAGGAGGCGCGCGACGAGAACGTGGCCGAGTACCTGAAGCTGGCGCACAACGCCGATAAGCAGCAAGGGGCACGCATCAAGCAGGTGTTTGAGAAGAAGAACCAGAAGTCGGCGCAGACCATTGCACACTTGCACAAGAAATTGGAGCACTACCACAAGAAACTTAAGGAGattgaacag AACGGTCCAGGGCGTCAGCCCAAGGATGTCCTGCGGGATATGCAGCAGGGCCTGAAGGACGTGGGCGCCAACATGCGCGCGGGCATCAGCGGCTTCGGCGGCGGCATGGTGGAGGGTATGAAGGGCGGCGTGTCGGCGTTCACGCACACGGCCGTGGTCTCCAAGCCGCGCGAGTTCGCCAGCCTTATCCGCAACAAGTTCGGCAGCGCCGACAACATCGCCCAGCTCAAAGACCCGCTGGAAGATGGCCACGGGCAGGAGACGCCACGGGCGCTCAGTGGCAGCGCCACGCTCGTCTCCAGCCCCAAGTACGGCAGCGACGACGAGTGCTCCAGCGCCACCTCCGGCTCAGGTGCCGGCAGCAACTctggggggggtggaggtgggggttgtggtggtggaggtggag gtggggcgGCCATTTTGGGCAGCCCCCGTCTGGAcggacaccaccaccaccaccaccatgtgCACAGCTCGTGGGATGCCCTGCTGGAGGGGCTCCAGGAGATCAAGTCCAGCCAGGCCCACATGGAGGATGCCATAGAGGACATGAAGGGACAGCTGCAGAGCGACTACTCTTACATGACCCAGTGCCTGCAGGAGGAGAGATACAG GTATGAGCGGCTCGAGGAGCAGCTGAACGATCTGACTGAACTCCATCAGAACGAAATGACCAACCTGAAACAAGAACTGGTCAGCATGGAGGAGAAGGTGGCCTACCAGTCCTACGAGAGAGCCAGAGACATCCAG GAGGCTGTGGAGTCCTGTCTGACCCGCATCACCAAACtggagctgcagcagcagcagcagcaggtggtGCAGCTGGAGGGGGTGGAGAACGCCAATGCGCGCGCCCTCCTGGGCAAGCTTATCAACGTCATCCTGGCCCTGATGGCCGTGCTGCTGGTCTTCGTCTCCACCATGGCCAACTTCATCACGCCGCTCATGAAGACCCGCACCCGCGTCGCCTCCACTGTGTTCCTCgccctcttcctcttcacccTCTGGAAGCACTGGGACTTCCTCGAGCTCTGGTTGCTCCCCAGCTGA